A region from the Lentimonas sp. CC4 genome encodes:
- a CDS encoding DUF3450 family protein, whose protein sequence is MKTKLLLGIALGITAATFPLNAQTDLESTRDVLDQWVQTRQITSKEKSDWRLEQAILTDTQKLLSSELTRLDTSLEELNSSATAADEDRAELTATKEAIAEASAVVEGSIIDLETQIKAIVKTMPAPLVDKIKPLIRRLPEDSNDTTLSLGERVQNIVGILSQADKFNTTITQTSESRELDSGKVVEVRTLYWGLAMAYYVDAAGEYAGIGFPGKDGWEWPQIDGAGPQTKKLLDVYEGSEEIQFVEVPARIN, encoded by the coding sequence ATGAAAACTAAACTCCTACTTGGGATCGCACTCGGGATCACCGCAGCGACGTTCCCATTAAACGCACAGACAGACCTCGAATCCACCCGCGACGTGCTGGACCAATGGGTTCAAACTCGTCAAATCACTTCCAAAGAGAAGAGCGACTGGCGCTTGGAACAAGCGATTCTGACTGACACACAGAAACTCCTAAGCAGTGAGCTGACTCGCCTAGACACCTCACTCGAAGAACTCAATAGCTCTGCCACTGCAGCCGATGAAGATCGCGCCGAACTCACGGCAACCAAAGAAGCGATCGCCGAAGCCTCAGCCGTCGTCGAAGGCAGCATCATAGATCTAGAGACGCAGATTAAAGCGATCGTGAAAACGATGCCAGCGCCGCTAGTTGATAAGATCAAGCCACTGATTCGTCGCCTGCCAGAAGACTCCAACGATACCACGCTCTCCCTCGGCGAGCGCGTGCAAAACATCGTCGGTATCCTCAGCCAAGCGGATAAGTTTAACACCACCATCACTCAAACCAGTGAATCACGCGAACTGGACAGCGGCAAAGTCGTCGAAGTGCGCACACTCTACTGGGGCCTCGCGATGGCCTACTACGTCGATGCCGCAGGCGAATATGCTGGTATTGGCTTCCCTGGAAAAGATGGCTGGGAATGGCCTCAAATCGACGGCGCAGGCCCGCAAACCAAGAAACTCTTAGATGTCTATGAAGGCAGCGAAGAGATTCAGTTTGTCGAAGTCCCCGCCCGCATCAACTAA
- a CDS encoding MotA/TolQ/ExbB proton channel family protein → MQALSKTLLALTVATLALPFGAQAQTFDAAGGKAKADLDAALAELTQVRESIAAEKIPLISDVSKLEDQVSQKSDELNRLRRLRDNSDLGLNRLRDQVEALQSQNEYAGSLLDEFVRSFETRIDYSETQLYADTAEEARLALDDPNMSTTERFQKQITVIGVAIDRLQELVGGYTFEGEALAPSGEIETGTFAVFGPSVYFASNQSELSGVTYNKLNAAVSAIAVPANALGIRPFIETGEASIPTDPTLGKALKIQEGNDSIAEHLAKGGSVGAVIIGLGCVCLLLGLVKFFEVTSFKTPKPENVQQVLSHVTSGDLDAAQKAASSISGAGGVLLSTGVEYADEKRGTLEEILYEKILAARPKLERFLPFIALTAAAAPLLGLLGTVTGMIKTFNLITIFGTGDAKSLSSGISEALVTTELGLIVAIPALILHGLLARMARQKIGDLEQTAVGFINGVVASKHEDK, encoded by the coding sequence ATGCAAGCACTTTCTAAAACGCTCCTCGCCCTCACCGTGGCTACCCTTGCGCTGCCATTTGGCGCACAGGCACAAACCTTTGACGCTGCTGGCGGCAAAGCCAAGGCCGACCTCGATGCGGCCCTGGCCGAACTCACTCAAGTGCGCGAATCCATCGCCGCTGAGAAGATTCCACTCATCAGCGACGTTTCGAAACTCGAAGATCAAGTCAGTCAAAAGAGCGACGAACTCAATCGCCTACGCCGCCTACGCGACAATAGCGACCTCGGCCTCAACCGCCTGCGCGACCAAGTCGAAGCCCTGCAATCTCAAAATGAATACGCTGGCAGTCTGCTCGACGAATTCGTGCGCTCCTTTGAGACGCGCATTGATTACAGCGAGACTCAACTCTATGCAGACACCGCCGAAGAAGCACGGCTCGCACTTGACGATCCCAACATGAGCACCACTGAGCGCTTCCAAAAGCAGATCACAGTGATCGGTGTCGCGATCGATCGCCTGCAAGAACTCGTCGGTGGTTACACCTTCGAAGGTGAAGCCCTCGCCCCCTCTGGCGAGATTGAAACCGGCACCTTCGCAGTCTTCGGCCCGAGCGTTTATTTTGCATCGAATCAATCAGAACTGTCCGGCGTAACCTACAATAAGCTCAACGCCGCGGTCTCTGCCATCGCCGTGCCCGCCAATGCACTCGGCATCCGTCCATTCATCGAGACCGGCGAAGCCAGCATCCCAACCGACCCGACACTCGGCAAAGCGCTCAAGATCCAAGAAGGCAACGATAGCATTGCAGAGCACCTCGCAAAAGGTGGCAGTGTTGGTGCCGTCATCATCGGCCTTGGCTGCGTCTGCTTATTACTCGGTCTGGTCAAATTCTTCGAAGTCACCAGCTTCAAAACACCGAAGCCCGAAAACGTTCAACAAGTCCTTTCGCATGTTACTAGTGGTGATCTTGACGCAGCACAAAAAGCAGCATCCAGCATCTCTGGCGCAGGCGGCGTGCTACTGAGCACTGGCGTCGAATATGCCGACGAAAAGCGCGGCACACTTGAAGAAATCCTTTACGAAAAGATCCTCGCGGCACGTCCAAAGCTCGAACGCTTCCTTCCCTTCATCGCGCTCACTGCAGCAGCCGCACCACTCCTCGGACTGCTCGGCACCGTCACTGGTATGATCAAAACCTTCAACTTGATCACCATCTTCGGCACCGGCGACGCAAAGAGTCTTTCATCCGGTATTTCCGAAGCACTCGTCACCACCGAGCTTGGCCTGATTGTTGCGATCCCCGCACTAATCCTACACGGCTTACTCGCACGCATGGCGCGCCAAAAGATCGGCGACCTAGAGCAAACCGCTGTCGGCTTCATCAATGGCGTCGTCGCTTCCAAGCACGAAGACAAGTAA
- a CDS encoding MotA/TolQ/ExbB proton channel family protein, protein MFEKIIGIWLSGGWVMIPLALLAVLIYSSGIQLLLFLRKGNIQLGHESEWMSWIYDPSKATGRAGEIIRYTQENISESKHVRNRFEEVRQSMLHDIERRMIFLNTLVAAAPLMGLLGTVIGMLGTFAAISSGGGAETAAMVAAGISEALITTQTGLFIALPGIFLVLVVRRRKHAIEAALARIEALSLTKLSLKS, encoded by the coding sequence ATGTTTGAAAAAATCATAGGCATTTGGCTAAGCGGCGGCTGGGTAATGATCCCACTCGCTCTCCTAGCCGTGCTCATTTACTCCAGCGGCATCCAGTTGCTACTCTTCTTACGTAAGGGTAACATACAGCTCGGCCATGAAAGTGAATGGATGAGCTGGATCTACGATCCCTCCAAAGCCACAGGCCGCGCCGGCGAGATCATTCGCTACACGCAGGAAAACATCTCCGAGTCTAAGCACGTGCGTAACCGCTTCGAAGAAGTGCGTCAAAGTATGCTGCACGACATCGAGCGACGTATGATCTTTCTGAATACACTCGTCGCAGCCGCCCCACTCATGGGGCTACTCGGCACCGTCATCGGCATGCTCGGCACCTTTGCCGCCATCTCCAGTGGCGGCGGTGCAGAAACCGCAGCCATGGTCGCAGCAGGGATCTCCGAAGCACTCATCACCACACAAACCGGCCTATTTATCGCACTACCAGGCATCTTCCTAGTCTTAGTCGTGCGCCGCCGTAAACACGCCATCGAAGCCGCACTCGCACGCATCGAAGCACTCAGCCTCACGAAGCTTTCGTTGAAAAGCTGA
- a CDS encoding biopolymer transporter ExbD: MRRNLASEDRDDVEINLSPMIDMVFILLIFFIVTTVFVEETGVEVNKPEASAAIQLEKNSILIAVTANNKVIYGGRDIGVSGVAPIVKRLTSQEDIPVIIQADQGASHGVFARVYGEAKLAGAKSINFSTKR, translated from the coding sequence ATGCGCCGCAACCTAGCATCCGAAGACAGAGACGACGTCGAGATCAACCTCTCGCCCATGATCGACATGGTGTTCATCCTCCTCATTTTCTTCATCGTCACCACCGTGTTCGTCGAAGAGACAGGCGTCGAGGTCAACAAGCCCGAAGCCTCTGCAGCCATCCAGCTGGAGAAAAACAGCATCTTGATCGCCGTCACCGCCAATAACAAAGTCATCTATGGCGGACGCGATATCGGCGTCAGTGGCGTCGCGCCCATCGTCAAACGACTCACCTCGCAAGAAGACATCCCCGTCATCATCCAAGCCGACCAAGGTGCCAGCCACGGTGTCTTCGCCCGCGTCTATGGCGAAGCCAAACTCGCCGGAGCCAAATCCATCAACTTCTCAACGAAGCGATAG
- a CDS encoding energy transducer TonB — MSSVYKSPKGKGTRTIGVLLGLGVSALIFLAIPLTQIFTEYEKTPSDIESIELATPPPPPPEDEPPPPPEPEEEEPPPELDTPPPPVSLEQLDMALEPGTGDSLSGDFALPTVDLKQNLGSLDIFDLSDVEKKPHPKKQSAPKYPMDATRRGLSGYAIAVFIVDQNGNVIDVDIPKSSDPIFDKPTIEAIRTWKFSPGEKDGKTVKTRIKIRIPYEIE; from the coding sequence ATGTCATCGGTTTATAAATCTCCTAAAGGAAAAGGCACCCGCACCATCGGGGTGTTGCTCGGCCTCGGCGTCAGTGCGCTCATCTTCCTAGCGATCCCGCTGACGCAGATCTTTACCGAATACGAAAAGACTCCTTCCGACATCGAATCAATTGAACTGGCAACACCGCCACCACCACCGCCAGAGGACGAACCTCCACCACCGCCAGAGCCCGAAGAGGAAGAGCCACCTCCTGAACTCGACACGCCACCGCCACCGGTCAGCTTAGAACAGCTCGACATGGCACTCGAACCCGGCACCGGAGACTCCCTCAGCGGTGACTTCGCGCTCCCGACCGTCGATCTCAAACAAAACCTCGGCAGTCTCGACATTTTTGACCTTAGCGACGTGGAAAAGAAGCCACATCCCAAGAAACAAAGCGCACCTAAATACCCAATGGACGCCACACGCCGCGGACTCAGTGGCTACGCCATCGCAGTCTTTATCGTCGATCAAAACGGCAACGTCATCGACGTTGACATCCCGAAATCAAGTGACCCCATTTTTGATAAGCCGACCATCGAAGCGATTCGCACGTGGAAATTCAGTCCCGGTGAAAAAGACGGCAAAACCGTTAAAACACGTATCAAAATCCGCATCCCTTACGAAATCGAATAA
- a CDS encoding tetratricopeptide repeat protein, which translates to MNKLLQLLLGLTVSLSTLSAQSDPTKNMWNDPAFVNSFTGSYGILSEYEPPISNDEKLVLRAVMDAIKSNPRAAIQQLEPQIKAKTSAAFDFILANLYFQEGDLRNAEKNYNKAIRKFPNFRRAYKNLGLVQVQAGKYKVAVKTISKSMELGDVDGRSYGLLGYGYLTQELYYPAETAYRQAILMNPETLDWKLGLARCLMETQRYEDAIALFDTLIKTQPNRPDFWLLQGNAYIGNDNPMAAARNIEIVRRMGKAQLATLTLLGDIYINNDAPALALDAYLAALQLAGNKDTHSLIRAAKILTRSGNYDEGKVMIAQTRQQLGTQIKDADDLALLILEARIARAEDDNETAITALDQIIKRDALNGEAIIDLGRIYAAQGELAKAINRFEQAEKIAEFERKALIAHAQALVANTDYQAALPLLRRALYMEPDENIEDYLKRVERAARNKA; encoded by the coding sequence ATGAACAAACTCCTGCAACTCCTCCTCGGCCTGACCGTCTCGCTCAGCACGCTCAGCGCACAATCCGATCCCACAAAAAACATGTGGAACGACCCGGCCTTCGTGAATTCCTTCACTGGCAGCTACGGCATACTTTCCGAATACGAGCCACCCATTTCCAACGATGAAAAGCTCGTCCTGCGCGCCGTCATGGACGCGATCAAGTCCAACCCGCGCGCAGCTATCCAGCAACTCGAGCCGCAGATTAAAGCAAAGACCAGCGCCGCCTTCGACTTCATCCTCGCCAACCTTTACTTCCAAGAGGGCGACCTAAGGAACGCTGAAAAAAACTACAACAAAGCGATCCGTAAATTCCCGAACTTCCGTCGCGCCTATAAGAACCTTGGCCTCGTGCAAGTGCAGGCTGGCAAATATAAGGTCGCCGTCAAAACCATCTCCAAATCCATGGAACTGGGCGATGTCGATGGCCGCTCCTACGGACTCCTCGGCTACGGCTACCTCACGCAAGAGCTCTACTACCCAGCAGAGACCGCGTATCGTCAGGCCATCCTAATGAATCCCGAAACACTCGACTGGAAGCTCGGCCTCGCCCGCTGCCTGATGGAAACACAGCGCTACGAAGACGCCATTGCCCTCTTCGACACACTCATCAAAACACAGCCCAACCGCCCAGACTTTTGGCTCCTCCAAGGCAATGCCTACATCGGCAACGACAACCCAATGGCAGCCGCACGTAATATCGAAATCGTCCGCCGCATGGGTAAGGCGCAGCTCGCCACCCTCACCCTACTCGGTGATATTTACATCAATAACGATGCTCCCGCACTTGCACTCGATGCCTATCTCGCCGCACTCCAACTCGCCGGCAATAAAGATACACACTCACTCATACGCGCCGCCAAAATCCTCACCCGCAGCGGCAACTACGACGAAGGTAAGGTGATGATCGCACAGACACGCCAGCAACTCGGCACTCAGATTAAAGATGCCGACGACCTCGCACTGCTCATTCTCGAAGCCAGGATTGCACGCGCCGAGGACGACAACGAGACCGCCATCACAGCACTCGATCAAATCATCAAGCGCGACGCCCTCAACGGCGAAGCCATCATCGACCTCGGCCGCATCTACGCCGCCCAAGGCGAACTCGCCAAAGCAATCAACCGCTTCGAGCAGGCCGAAAAGATCGCTGAATTTGAGCGCAAAGCACTCATCGCCCACGCACAAGCACTCGTCGCCAACACAGACTATCAAGCAGCACTACCACTGCTACGCCGCGCCCTCTACATGGAGCCCGACGAAAACATCGAAGACTACCTCAAACGCGTCGAACGCGCTGCCCGCAACAAAGCGTAG